Proteins encoded within one genomic window of Deltaproteobacteria bacterium:
- the accB gene encoding acetyl-CoA carboxylase biotin carboxyl carrier protein, translating to MEESGLVELEIDGGGERVRLVRGRVGAGGAPEAEASIPAARSARRDAEPDGGARSITSPMVGTFHRAAAPEAPAYVEVGDVVERGQVLCLVEAMEMMNEIEAESRGRIVRILIENGRPVEFGEPLFLVEPV from the coding sequence ATGGAAGAGAGCGGGCTCGTCGAGCTCGAGATCGACGGCGGCGGCGAGCGGGTGCGGCTCGTGCGCGGCCGGGTCGGCGCGGGCGGCGCGCCGGAGGCCGAAGCCTCGATCCCTGCCGCGCGGAGCGCGCGCCGCGACGCTGAGCCCGACGGCGGCGCGCGGTCGATCACCTCGCCGATGGTCGGCACTTTCCATCGCGCCGCGGCGCCCGAGGCGCCCGCCTACGTCGAGGTAGGCGACGTCGTCGAGCGCGGGCAGGTGCTCTGTCTCGTCGAGGCCATGGAGATGATGAACGAGATCGAGGCGGAGTCCCGCGGGCGGATCGTGCGGATCCTGATCGAGAACGGCCGCCCGGTGGAGTTCGGCGAGCCGCTCTTCCTCGTCGAGCCGGTGTAG
- the aroQ gene encoding type II 3-dehydroquinate dehydratase has translation MLHGPNLNLLGRREPDVYGALTLQEVDDRLRALATELGVRVEIVQSNAEGELVDRIQAAAGGASAIVINPAAYTHTSIAIRDAILAVGLPVVEVHLSNIHAREEFRHRSLVSDVAVGQISGFGVDSYLLGLRAAVHVIADGRRRSLKTRRPQKARRPA, from the coding sequence GTGCTGCACGGTCCGAACTTGAATCTCCTCGGCCGCCGTGAGCCCGACGTGTACGGAGCGCTCACGTTGCAGGAGGTTGACGACCGCCTGCGCGCGTTGGCGACCGAGCTCGGCGTGCGCGTCGAGATCGTGCAGTCCAACGCCGAGGGCGAGCTAGTCGACCGCATCCAGGCGGCCGCCGGCGGCGCGTCGGCGATCGTCATCAACCCCGCCGCCTATACGCACACGAGCATCGCCATCCGCGACGCGATCCTCGCCGTCGGGTTGCCGGTCGTCGAGGTGCATCTCTCGAACATCCACGCCCGCGAGGAATTTCGGCATCGGTCGCTCGTCAGCGACGTCGCCGTCGGACAGATCTCGGGCTTCGGTGTCGACAGCTACCTTCTCGGGCTGCGCGCCGCCGTGCACGTCATAGCCGACGGGCGGCGCCGCTCGCTGAAGACGCGACGACCCCAGAAGGCGCGTCGGCCGGCGTGA
- a CDS encoding SDR family oxidoreductase — MSRGFADQVAIVTGGASGIGRSLASALVRAGARVVVADTDGERAEAVARELGERARSEIVNVTDSVALRRAIEGTAAREGRLDLLFNNAGIAVFADARDTSLDDWNRQIDVNLRGVVHGIVAAYPLMLRQGSGHIVNTASAAGLIPSPATIAYAATKHAVVGLSLTLRAEARPHGVRVSVVCPGVIETPMVQTAKLVGPTRERVLAALPLRLHSPDRLAAAVLRGVARNRAIIPFTPELRFLWALHRLSPRLSLAIMGRWYRTTPFYRGRGD, encoded by the coding sequence ATGAGTCGGGGGTTCGCCGATCAGGTCGCGATCGTCACCGGCGGTGCCTCCGGCATCGGACGCTCGCTCGCGAGTGCGCTCGTGCGAGCGGGGGCGCGCGTCGTCGTCGCCGACACGGACGGCGAGCGCGCCGAGGCCGTTGCCCGCGAGCTCGGCGAGCGCGCCCGTTCCGAGATCGTGAACGTCACGGACTCGGTCGCGCTGCGACGCGCGATCGAGGGCACGGCCGCACGCGAAGGGCGTCTCGACCTCCTCTTCAACAACGCCGGCATCGCCGTGTTCGCCGACGCGCGCGACACCTCGCTCGACGACTGGAACCGGCAGATCGACGTCAATCTGCGCGGCGTCGTGCACGGTATCGTCGCCGCGTACCCGCTCATGCTGCGCCAGGGCTCGGGCCACATCGTGAACACCGCGTCGGCGGCCGGGCTCATCCCGTCGCCGGCGACGATCGCGTATGCCGCGACGAAGCACGCGGTCGTCGGCCTTTCGCTCACGCTCCGCGCCGAGGCGCGTCCGCACGGCGTGCGCGTGAGCGTCGTCTGTCCCGGCGTCATCGAGACGCCGATGGTGCAGACGGCGAAGCTCGTCGGACCGACGCGCGAACGGGTGCTCGCCGCCTTGCCCCTCCGCCTCCATTCGCCGGATCGGCTCGCGGCCGCCGTGCTCCGTGGCGTCGCGCGCAACCGCGCCATCATACCCTTCACGCCCGAGCTGCGCTTCTTGTGGGCGCTCCACCGGCTGAGCCCGCGCCTCTCGCTCGCGATCATGGGCCGGTGGTACCGCACGACGCCGTTCTACCGCGGACGCGGCGACTGA
- a CDS encoding acetyl-CoA carboxylase biotin carboxylase subunit (an AccC homodimer forms the biotin carboxylase subunit of the acetyl CoA carboxylase, an enzyme that catalyzes the formation of malonyl-CoA, which in turn controls the rate of fatty acid metabolism), with product MFRKILIANRGEVALRVMRACRELGVDTVAVCSTADRDALHARLADERVCVGPERFEDSYLNVPAILSAALSRGADAVHPGYGLLAGSGDFAEACERSGLVFIGPRVRHLRLMGDKPRARRIVEKAGVRVLPGSSEPLADLADARAVADAIGYPLLVKTAAGGGRGLGVARGPEALAPAFAVARGEGERAFGNNLVYVERYLEHARHVEMQLVADRDRRVVLLGERDCSVQRERRKLVAEGPAIDLPRGLRGKLAEAAIAAATAVGYTNVGSVAFLVEGDGTFHFIEMNTRLQVEHAVPEVLTGVDLVREGIRIAAGEPLSVGAKDVTVRGHAIECRVHAEWPEGAAAVRHTVRAFHAPGGLGIRVESALEVGDVVAADDVLAKVLAHGATRAEALERLRAALPELVIDGVPTDLDLHRGILADPAFARGPVHTTWLDAR from the coding sequence ATGTTCCGGAAGATCCTGATCGCGAATCGCGGCGAGGTGGCGCTGCGGGTGATGCGGGCATGCCGCGAGCTCGGCGTCGACACGGTCGCCGTCTGTTCGACCGCCGACCGCGACGCGCTGCACGCGCGGCTCGCCGACGAGCGCGTGTGCGTGGGTCCGGAGCGCTTCGAGGACAGCTATCTCAACGTGCCCGCGATCCTCTCCGCGGCGCTCTCGCGCGGCGCGGATGCCGTGCATCCCGGGTACGGACTCCTCGCCGGGAGCGGCGACTTCGCCGAAGCCTGCGAACGGTCGGGCCTGGTCTTCATCGGGCCGCGCGTCCGGCATCTCCGACTCATGGGGGACAAGCCGCGGGCGCGGCGCATCGTCGAGAAAGCCGGCGTGCGCGTGCTGCCGGGCAGCTCCGAACCCCTCGCCGATCTCGCCGACGCGCGCGCCGTCGCGGACGCGATCGGCTATCCGCTCCTCGTGAAGACGGCGGCCGGCGGCGGCCGCGGCCTCGGCGTCGCCCGCGGTCCCGAGGCGCTCGCGCCGGCCTTCGCGGTCGCGCGCGGCGAGGGCGAGCGCGCCTTCGGCAACAACCTCGTCTATGTCGAGCGCTACCTCGAGCACGCACGCCACGTCGAAATGCAGCTCGTCGCCGATCGCGACCGGCGCGTCGTGCTCCTCGGCGAGCGCGACTGCTCGGTACAACGCGAGCGGCGGAAGCTCGTCGCCGAGGGTCCGGCGATCGACCTTCCCCGCGGCCTCCGCGGCAAGCTCGCCGAGGCGGCGATCGCCGCGGCGACCGCCGTCGGGTACACCAACGTCGGCAGCGTCGCGTTCCTCGTCGAGGGCGACGGCACCTTCCATTTCATCGAGATGAACACGCGCCTCCAGGTCGAGCACGCCGTGCCCGAGGTGCTGACGGGCGTCGATCTCGTCCGCGAGGGCATCCGCATCGCCGCGGGCGAGCCGCTCTCGGTCGGCGCCAAGGACGTGACCGTGCGCGGCCACGCGATCGAGTGCCGCGTCCACGCCGAATGGCCGGAGGGCGCCGCGGCCGTCCGCCATACGGTGCGGGCGTTCCATGCGCCGGGCGGCCTCGGCATCCGGGTCGAGTCGGCGCTCGAGGTCGGCGACGTGGTCGCCGCGGACGACGTGCTCGCCAAGGTGCTCGCGCACGGCGCGACGCGCGCCGAGGCGCTGGAGCGCCTGCGCGCGGCGCTCCCGGAGCTCGTCATCGACGGCGTGCCGACCGACCTCGATCTCCACCGCGGCATTCTTGCCGATCCCGCGTTCGCGCGCGGCCCCGTGCACACGACTTGGCTCGACGCCCGATGA
- a CDS encoding ABC transporter ATP-binding protein, with protein MQSAIVVADLRKRYGERTVLADIDLEVQAGEVVGLLGPNGAGKSTALAILATLLAPDEGTVVVAGHALPRAARAARRVLGYVPQDPALYPTLTGRENLRFFGRMLGLDARAATAAIGRTLDSVGLAARADDAVATYSGGLRRRLNLACGILHAPRVLLLDEPTAGIDMRSRERLHGAIAALAADGTAVLVSTHDMEEAERACTRTVMLDEGRIVASGVTADLVGASGIAASLSLRTLRPPAPDWLDGLGSVRVLAANGTRTTLALDDPTALPVLLARAARAGGEVVELRFDRPTLADAFFKLTGHALRDGDDDGRVP; from the coding sequence ATGCAATCGGCGATCGTCGTCGCGGATCTGCGCAAGCGATACGGCGAGCGCACGGTGCTCGCCGACATCGACCTCGAAGTGCAGGCCGGCGAGGTCGTCGGATTGCTCGGACCGAACGGCGCCGGGAAGTCGACGGCGCTCGCGATCCTCGCGACGCTGCTCGCCCCCGACGAGGGCACCGTCGTCGTCGCCGGGCACGCGCTGCCGCGCGCGGCGCGCGCGGCGCGCCGCGTCCTCGGCTATGTGCCGCAGGATCCGGCGCTCTACCCGACGCTCACGGGACGCGAGAACCTGCGCTTCTTCGGCCGTATGCTCGGGCTCGACGCGCGCGCCGCCACCGCCGCGATCGGCCGCACCCTCGATAGCGTCGGGCTCGCCGCGCGCGCCGACGATGCGGTGGCGACCTACTCGGGCGGCCTGCGACGGCGCCTGAACCTCGCGTGCGGCATCCTGCACGCACCGCGCGTGCTCCTCCTCGACGAGCCGACCGCGGGCATCGACATGCGCTCGCGCGAGCGCCTGCACGGGGCGATCGCCGCCCTCGCCGCGGACGGTACCGCCGTCCTCGTGAGCACCCACGACATGGAGGAAGCGGAGCGCGCCTGCACGCGGACGGTGATGCTCGACGAAGGCCGGATCGTCGCGAGCGGCGTGACGGCCGACCTGGTCGGCGCGAGCGGCATCGCGGCGAGCCTTTCGCTCCGGACGCTCCGGCCGCCGGCGCCGGATTGGCTGGACGGTCTCGGCAGCGTCCGCGTGCTCGCGGCGAACGGCACGCGGACGACGCTCGCGCTCGACGACCCCACGGCGCTTCCCGTGCTCCTCGCCCGCGCCGCACGGGCCGGGGGCGAGGTCGTCGAGCTGCGCTTCGACCGGCCGACGCTCGCCGACGCCTTCTTCAAGCTGACCGGGCACGCGCTGCGTGACGGCGACGACGACGGGCGCGTTCCATGA